GATTGCCTGATGTTTCCGGCTTGGTGAACAAACCAACGAAAGTGCACATACCTGAACCAGTCAAACAAATTAGCACCGGCTATTACCATTCTTCTTTTCTGACAGGTGATTTCCTGCTTGAGCTATATCTATCTTTTTATCTTACTTCATTATCAACAGTAATGGTTGAGCTAATACTATACTGTGAATTTTATACGTGCATGAAAGTGTGTAGCCATGTGTCCAAAAGTGCaacaaaaaatttctttcttataATTCtagttttataatttaattcatAGAAATTGAAGCCTGCTCGAAAATTTGCACTCTAACTACCAGTATTGAATACAATGGAAATACGTCCATTAAAAAGTCAATTATTGCCTTACCTTAAACcacattattaataataatttgttcgaattttgaaataaatcttGTACATTAATTAAGTAATCACTGGGAAAACTTGGTCTAGTTTCACTGTATAGTTTAAAATGTGTCGTGTTCGAACTTCCAGACATCGAATTATATTTCCAGAAAGCGGTCTCGTTTATGTCTGCGGCGAGTCAGAAAGCGGGAAATTAGGAATCGATGTGAAATTTTCAACGCAGATTGTGCCGAAACAAATGCAATTACCTAGTCCTGCTGTGCATGTAACGTGCGGTGGTCATCATACTATTATCTTAGCTGGTAAGTAGCATGCGATACTCTTGACACACACACATTTGTTCGTGCTACTTAACTAAAACTCTCTCTAGTCACATTAATTCCAGTACTCGATTTTCAAATATTCGACAGAAAAATAAGTACAGAAATTAAGACGACACTCTTATTGTCAAAACAAATTTTAACATACTTCATTGATTTAGTTAATCGTTTAGTAATTAGTTTAGTTAATCGAAATGTTAGAACCACTcgcataaattgaaaatttttcaataagACTAATAAATTTGATCACTCATTGTGCTAGGTACTGGTATTACGAAGGAAATGGTAAATTGGAAATATTGTACGAACTATGAAGAATATTCTAATGAATACGTGATAATTGTACAAAATATTATTTCGTCATTTATAGATAATGGAAATTTATATTGTACTGGAAGTAATTCGTGTGGTCAACTGGGGCTGGGATCGAATGTCACGGAACTTTACACGCCTAAGCTTCTTCCACGTGGTGCGCTTCAAAATGAAACTGTTTCCCATATCGGTTGCGGGGAAAGCCACACCGCCATTGTTACTGGTATATCAAACTTCAAGTATTTCTGTTATTTATTGCCTACCTATCGGTAGGTGCTgaatattttgtatttcattgttTCTAACGTTAATTTTCGGTAACAGACTCTGGAAAATTGTTTACCTGCGGTGATGGGAGACACGGAAAATTGGGCTTAGAGGAAAATGAGAACAATGTTCACGAACTAACTTTCGCTCCAAGATACAAAGATCTTATCGTCTTAACTgtaattatacattattattatcGGAACATATCATAATCTTCATTAACTGAACATTGTTCATGTACTGACTCGAGTTTCGGgtaatttattcatatttttgaaatttaaggTTGCGTGTGGTGGCTGCCATACAATTTTAGTTGGCCGTAGACGGGCGCCCATTAACCCGACGCCTAAAGAAAAGGATACAATGGTAATTCAAATTCAGATTAGATGCATACTTAAATTGCCCATTAGTGGTTTATATTTATTCTAGAATTAAAAatccaattcgtataaatttattatactatttaatataataaatattatagtgctcaatatataatttaatacttaattataaattttgtatGCTTCAATAATTTTAGGAATCTGTGCAGAGGAGAACTTTGCCGCCCTTGAAAGTTCCGGTATCTAGACAACACAACGACGTTCACGATGAAAAGACAAATGAAAACATAACAGAGATACACAACGAGGAAAAGAATACATCAGAAGAATCATCAGCTCCAGTAGTGCCAGAATCGAAATCAGAAAGTGTTCAGATGAATGTAGAAAATAATCAAGACAACGTTACGAACCATGATACCGATTCAATGAATAATGTCGAGAAAACTGACAATCCCGAGAAGCCTACAGAACATTCGCCGAAAGAATCGGAAACGGAAACGACCAAAGCTGTCGCAACGGAAGATCGTGAAAGTACTGCGACGGAAGAACTAAAACCAGAGAATGACAACAAAGAAGCAGAAAATAATAACAGCGTACCAGAAGCCAAAGTAGATAGTGAAAACAATGTCCAAGAAACAAAACCGCCTGAAGATACGAATGATGAACAGAAGAACAAAGAAAACAATAACGTAACAAACAACGAAACGACAGAAAACAATTCGGATAATACGAAACAAATGAGTGAAGAAAATAGTGCAATTCAAGGGAATGAGAGCCACGATCAGGAGCCAACAAATCTGGAAACAGAAACGAAGGAGAAAAAGAAGGAAGAGAGAAGCCCGGAGAAGATGATGACTTCCGGTTCTACACCGCCGCCGAAACCACCGAGGCTGAAATCTGGAAGCAGCGATAACTCGTCAATAGAGAGAATATCGTCGATGGAAAAGGAAGACGAGCCTAATGAAATGAATGCAGTGGCGGAAATGGCTGTAAATAAAGAACCGGAAGCAGGTAATGACGACGAGTCTGCGCAAAAACGCGAATCGCGTTCGATGAAGTCTTCGACGAAAAGCGAAAGCTCTAGGTCGACAAGGTCGAAACACGACACGGATGAAACGATAGAAATCGATAAGCaaactgacaaagagaaaattacGGAGGAAGAGAAACTGAATAATGACAATGTCCAAGATGACGCGGACGTTGTGCAGTCACCTGCACCGAGAACTGGTAAGGCAAATAGTAATCAAAATCGCACCAGTTATATCCGACATCCTATATGTATGAATTGTATACTGATATGAATGAAACATAATAATctgtaaattttattttgtccTCGTTGTTTGATTAAAACATTCTAGATTGATATAAGTTCcttgaattataattattaattaaaagcgTCATTCACAGTTAAGAATGATTATTACTCTGTCTGTTTACCAGGGAAAATGGCGAAGATATTCAAAGCTAAAAGACAACAAGCAATTGAGAATGGCACTAAAATAGCAAGTAATGCAAGTCATAAATCAAAGgtacaaaattattatttcttgtcTAGTGCATGCAATAAAGCCTCTATTACTCGTTTATTTAAATGATCAAAGTTGATTTCAATGTAATTATGATATAAATGCAGATGATAGAAACGTATAAAATGTAAAGAGTTTTCAAGATTAtagtttaaattatatatacaatatttataacCGTTTAATAATGAATTTAATAATGAATTTTTAACAAGTGTGATCGAATACATAtgcatatttaaattttgttgtcGAATAACAGTGGGTCTATTATATGTAAAATACTCAAAATCTTCagattgttaattaattattttctgttttcAGTCGAAAACCTGTAATATCCTGTGATCAAGTCgagtatgtataataattcatcgcattttttataataccgGCGTGACTGACGTGTGCTCGGGACCAATGcatcgaaatgaaatttcattaacatacacaaacaatttttctttacattATACTCATAACATTGAAATGCTAGTACGCGTCATATATCCAGATTGTACCAAATTCAATCATTTTTCCGTGCCTTTTTACAAAGCAATCCAGTCTCCGATAATAATAAATACGTGATGAAAGAAAAAGTTATTTCGATGTACACGTGTCAAAGACGCTAGTGAAAAatgtttgtaaataaaattaaatgtacgACGGGAAAAACGACAATTGAACTAATAAGTGACTGAGTTTGACGCATAGATGAAGGGAATTAAGCTTAACTGTGACATGTTTTAAATTAACGTTAATTCTAGTGGTACAAGTAATATTTTAAGCGGCTTTCACGTATCCAGTGTTTTGGTTCCAGACGTTCTTTTGTATAATGagcatgtacaaataaatgtagACGCAAGGGATCCTAATACGTTCATTGTTTTTATTGATACAATCATGAAGAATATTCAGTGGAGCAATTATCTTATAATCATCTAAATATTTCGAGACTCTCGGTGTCGATACTGTATGAATAAACAATTTAACATTAATGTATTACAAGTACACTACTGAAGAAAAtctaat
This genomic stretch from Lasioglossum baleicum chromosome 4, iyLasBale1, whole genome shotgun sequence harbors:
- the LOC143207795 gene encoding uncharacterized protein LOC143207795, with the protein product MGLSDLETIPDSGAVFTIGRSRFADNIASHFFIRKDPVVSITCGDEHSAVICQTGRLFVFGSNDWGQLGLGHKNHISKPSCVKVLKPEKVTHVACGRAHTLICTGSQKIFACGSDQEGQLGRGTSAIGDSASSPVLVYDTGLAGPTIVQIAAGSHHSLALTSDGGVFAWGSNLEGQLGLPDVSGLVNKPTKVHIPEPVKQISTGYYHSSFLTESGLVYVCGESESGKLGIDVKFSTQIVPKQMQLPSPAVHVTCGGHHTIILADNGNLYCTGSNSCGQLGLGSNVTELYTPKLLPRGALQNETVSHIGCGESHTAIVTDSGKLFTCGDGRHGKLGLEENENNVHELTFAPRYKDLIVLTVACGGCHTILVGRRRAPINPTPKEKDTMESVQRRTLPPLKVPVSRQHNDVHDEKTNENITEIHNEEKNTSEESSAPVVPESKSESVQMNVENNQDNVTNHDTDSMNNVEKTDNPEKPTEHSPKESETETTKAVATEDRESTATEELKPENDNKEAENNNSVPEAKVDSENNVQETKPPEDTNDEQKNKENNNVTNNETTENNSDNTKQMSEENSAIQGNESHDQEPTNLETETKEKKKEERSPEKMMTSGSTPPPKPPRLKSGSSDNSSIERISSMEKEDEPNEMNAVAEMAVNKEPEAGNDDESAQKRESRSMKSSTKSESSRSTRSKHDTDETIEIDKQTDKEKITEEEKLNNDNVQDDADVVQSPAPRTGKMAKIFKAKRQQAIENGTKIASNASHKSKSKTCNIL